The Xyrauchen texanus isolate HMW12.3.18 chromosome 17, RBS_HiC_50CHRs, whole genome shotgun sequence DNA window AATGTTAATACAGGCATCAGCCCAGGCATGAGCGAGGACTATGTATCACCTCTTATCTCTGAGAGTTTTCAAAATAAGCTTGCTTTTAGAGCTGAGTAAGTCCCTTTATCTTATATTATTTACCCAGTGGATGACTATAACTAGACCCTAGTTACAATAAGATGCACAAAATGCATATATTatacttataaaaataaaatattctcacATAAATGTTCCCCAATTTGTTGCATTGTGTGCCTGGCTGCTGAGCAACAGTTTCCTGCCCTCCTCATAGTCATCCTGATCCACACTGACAAGCAGTCTGACCCCCTCCTGTCCCGCAGCTCTCTTTAACGAGTCTGTGATGAAAACCCCTTTCAGAGCCTCGAGTAGTGCCCCACTCAGGTAATCTGCCCAGAATGAATCCAGGTTGGCAAGTTCAGAGAACTTGATATCACAGACAATAGACCCCAAGTCCCGGGTGCGAAGCAGTGAACTTGCTCGGCTGAACAGTTCAAACTGCCTCTCCAATGGCTGCTGCTTGTCTGACGAAACTCCTCCACGTAGAGCCGACTCATGTTCAGAGTACTCCGCACGCACACGTAGCCGAATATCTGAGAGAATGAAAGTGTGCAAGAATGggggagacagagagaaagagaggaacgTGGGATGAAGGATGAAGGGTGGCATGCAAAGAAAATCATGAAGGCATGGAAATGCAGATAAGAAAGTTTTGGATTTGTGAGGATTTTGTTGCAGCAAGGATGGGGAGAAATAAGAAAAGCAGCAGTGGAGGAAAAGGGAAGAACACGAAAAATAAAGCATTGTCAGTGGAGTCAAAAAGAGGGCAAAAAGTACAGTCACAATCAACTTGTTTTGCTTATCCCAAATAATTTTGTATACAACTAACTGTAGGAACAGCTGTTTCACACATTTTGTTTAGATTCGTTCCCTACTCTAGGCAGATTTGTCGAGAAATCAATGACAGGAAGTCAAATTTGTCTGCTAAAATTCACAAAATGTAGACCAATTGCGTTATTTTATTCacttctttgcaaatgtattatctCACTAGCTGGACATCAAAAAGGATGTGATGTCAAATGCACAGCACAGCCAGTTTTTGGAGCATGAACATTCCCTGCATTACAACACTTGTCTGGAATTCAGCACATCGGGCCCGACTTTGGTGGAAAATATTCACTGATTTCCCGTAAGATCATGTTGCCTACTCGGATTGCTTTGGACAGTTAAGGATAGTATACACTGTGGATTTCATTAAACCAGAATGCATAAAAGTTGAACTTATTGTGGAACTGAATCAGCTCAGAGAACTACTGGCTTTCTTAGGCCAACATCATTAATAATATATTCAAGTTGGACACTAATCGATACAGTTTTGGGTTAATGGAAGTTGATGGACCCTGCTTATTTGAATTCAGTGAACAGTAATGGGTAAAACCAGCTCAGAAATTCTTGTTTTCGCTGTGGGCTCTTTTGATGGTCACGAGTCAATGGTTTAGATGCATCAAGAGCTAGCTTTAAAATTATTGGAAAGGAAACAAGTACCTCATAACACATTGGTCTAACAAGTCAAATGAACATGGTGCTTTAATATGTACAGGTCACAGAGCAACATAGGGAGATTTGAAAGTCTAAGTTCGTTTAGTAAGTTCAGGTGGGCTGAAAGCACCTCAACCCACTTTAAGTGACTGAAGAAgagcataatttgtttttaaatccaagGCCAGATAGCAGAGGTTTTGAGAGCTCAGTTGTAAACAGATGATGAAACTCAAAAGTTAGTTGGCAGTCGATAGATTTGGTGATATTTTTACTTGATGTGCATCCAAGTTCTAAAGggccatttttaaaagaaaatgaggcAGGATGGTGTTACCAAATAGTGGCTTGGATTCCAGAAGGTAGAACTCATGTCATGCAACAGCACAGGGAACAGAGACGCAAAATACGATTGGAGTATACATACTGAACCAGAGCTTCGCAGTGATGTCATTTCCTTTCATGTCATTATCTCAGAGGAGGAAGTGGAGCCATCAATCTTCAGAACATTGCTGCAACACAAATCCAACCTTTCTACAACCAAAGCTCAACCACAaactcctttttattttttaaagcttaCAAAGCAACATTAAAGTGTCTATTTGATATTTGTATAATATGAAGGGACTGAGTCAGAGTAATAGTATAGTAAATGAATCGTAAAGctcaaaagagaaaacaaatgGAAAAGTAGGGATTTATCGCAATGAGGATCTTCCTCACTTGCAAATGAACAAATGTCAACCCAATTTATTAACTTGGTATTAGTACCaagtaaaatatatgaaaaaacaaCACTGAAGTACAACCTTCAGTAACAGAAGCTGATTTAGTGTACATACATATTAACAATGTTCATATCAAATGCTTTAACGCACTGTATTTCATGTGTAAAGTAATTGTGAAtagttattaaaattaaattttgcCCTCAGTGATGTCATTTTATCTATAGACTGCAGCTAAAAACACCTCCATATTTGTTCCCTTTATAATTAATCCATACATAAAGGCCTTAGTAATATTTTTCAAGATTCAAATCAGACACTGGGACAAGGAAAAGGTTTCATCATTAGGATATAAAAATAACTATTCACTGAATGGTCCTTGATTAAATTGAACTGTTCTTAACTTGTGACAAGAAAACTGGTCCATGATGTAATAAGAAGTCTAAATAATACTGAGGCTGCCAGTATGTTAAAACAGGTTGATAAAGTAAATGTTGCAACAAAAGAACACACTTTTTAGCATCTACcagttgttttaatttaaaagctaATGGTGGTTTCGTCACCCAAATAATTTTCCCaacttattgtaaagaaatgCACACAACAAACTGGAAACACAACAAACTGGAAACACAAAATGTCTGAACATCTTTCACGTTTTCTTTTTAAACAAAGCACAGATTTACAGAGCACGTTTTTGTGAATAATTGGACAAATCCAACATTTTCAGAGTTCCTCATACAGTAATATAAGACATTGTTTTTACCCCCTCCTATGTTTTCAActtaagcacttttttttttaacttcaatTGCAGTACACAGAAGGCACCCATAAGGAGCAGTACAAAGGAGGGTTTTCCTCTCAAGATAGGTAATGCACCTATTGTAAGCATGATGTTTTTTGCCCAGCATGGTATTATAAAGCTATTTTGTGCATCCCTGaaaattatttaagaaaaaaaaaagacacaaatataTAGAATTGCCTATCCTGCAAGTTTCTTTTTccaaaataaatcttttttttttttctcctttaaaTGAAAGGAAAATCTTGTGCATCATTTTAGGAGTTGCTCCACACAAAGAGCTGCCACACTTATTTCGATCCCtcttttctgctgaacaaaccATGATGGAGGGAGAGCAACGAGGACAAAAGGCTGACCAACTGCACACATAGGTCAGGATCAAGCTTTACTTTcgactgttttttttctttcattttctcccTCTATTAGTACGTGAGGATGGCCAACTTGTTTTTGTCCCTGACACTTGTGTCAGTCTGTTTTTCAACTGTGAACATAGAGAAAGGAGAggtagaggaagagaaagagagacaagcAGTTTTGGATGAACGTTGTGGCAACAGTTTAGCTAGATCTTATTCTTTTGGTCAAGCAGTCAAAGTTCATATACATCATTTCTTGTCAGTGGGTAAAGGCAACTACTTCCATAGAATTCATATAGAGACCTCTTGGGTCCAGAAAGTCAGACACCATTCTACTAACTTTACAGTTGATACAAACAGTGTCTAATTCAATTCTACAAAATCAAAACACTGGCAGTTTAAGATTAGATAGATTAAGATATCTGGTAAATTTAAAAagcttaacaaaaaacaaaaatactggTGGGATTGGCCAAAACAAGAACTGTTGGGTCATTTTCCTCAGAACTGCTCCAGCACAAGTTTGACGGAAGGCTTTTTGAGTACAAATTATTAGACTTAATGGTTTAAGGAACAAAAATACTAACAAACATTGACCTTTGGGTTGAGTTTGGTCAAAGACTGTAGATGGGAAAAATTGAGCGATGTACTGAATATAGAGCCATGTAAGGGCAATGTATGTTGTTTGTAGTACAATGGACAACATCCAATGGACTTCCAGAAAATTCTAAGGAATTTTCTTTGATAATTCATTGAGTCAGTTCTGTGAAACACTGAGGCCAACAACCCCTCAGGGAGGACTTTGTTCCTATATTCCCCCAAATCTAGTTCATATTTTATCATCTATAAAGCAATTAGGGAAGTGGACAGTAACAGTTGAACAGTATTAGATTTCACCCCTCCTCCTATGCGAGTTAGAAGGGGGTTTCTTTACCTTAGAACATGGACCAGGTGCGTGAGTTAAAGCGCACACACATGTCTTGATTGTGTTTGATCGGACAGAGAGGACAGCACACACTTGTTTTTGTTGTGAGCTCTGTCTCTTTCACTCTATCCATTCTCCTGCATTTTCTACTCAATCTTGAGTCAACCTGCCAAGATCAAATGTGGAGTCAACAAAGCAAACAACATGTTCAAGTAGTTCAGGAGTGGAAAAAGTTGCAAGTTCAAAGGTCAATCATGGCACAGCAGGACTGTGATGTTTGAAGTTGTTTGAGAGAATGGTAATAACATTTAACAAGCCTCTTAGGCTCTGAAGTGGATCTAATAGTCAATATAAATACATGTGAGTGTCTGAATTTTGGCAATAGTATAACAtttgatatatataaaatttacaggagaacaaaacattttaataaaattagtcCCAGATTTAAGGGACAGGTGAGGTACCGTATTAGGACAAAGAACCTCATCTCACTAAACAGAAGGCCAGTGGAGAAAGTAGATTAGTTTTGGATGCATCAAGGCTCAGTTACAGAAGGGAGAAGATCAATATTTTCAATTAGAGGTGGAGTGACAATGATCTGCATTGTTGAACTGGATATGAGACTTTGGGAAATAAAGGCTGATGCAGCAAAGTCTCATTGGCTGAATATTCAGTGATCACTTTATTCTCTTTTCAAGACATTTCAATCAACACATCACAGGAGTTAATCACATTGAAAACTGCTAATACGAAAGGACAAATAAAATTAGAAACAGAAACTGGGAAAGAGAAATTGATGgaaaaatatgatgaaaatatAATCTGGAAATGTGAGTGTACTTTTCACTCCATTAACTGTACCATGAAGGAAGCAGAAGAATTAAAGCATTACAGCTCTAAAGCACAGCAGATATataaacacattctcacacacattttATGGCAACAACAAACAATAACTAATGCTATCATAATGTAAACTAACATAATCTATGACCTAAACCTAGTTATacaatgttattttaatgtttttatttctgaaaCGTCTTAAAGCCACCTTTTCAATGCTTCAGACAAACGACAGATGATATTTGGAAGTAATTAATTTCCAATGGAGATTGGAATGGATTTCGCAGAGGGGCTGTGTGGGGTTCCAACTATCCCTGGATGTGACATTTTCAGTTCTGATTTTAGCTTTGGCTGCATTTAAATGTTCCAAGTTGAGAGATTAGATCATATATGACACAGTGACCGGAAGTGATGCATTCATGCTAAACTATCAGTGCCAAGAGAGAAATATCAATGGATTTTGTCTTAAATGACTCCTCCTCCTGTATTTTGGACAATGATCAATGTAGAGGtcagaaatgtttgtttacattgttaatatatattaaataaagctTTTGATTACATCTTATCCCATTTTTTTTGTGACCGCGTAAAGCGCATGTGGTCGTGGGACAGTGTTCATTAATGTTAAGTTAATGAAGTGTCGCAAATTACTATTTTTGTGAGAAATGGGTATTTGCGCCAATACATTTCAGTACCACGTatgttttcagcacaaagtctaaattcagtcCCTGCATTTGCACTTTGGAGATTCCATCAGCAGATGGTAATAAAGAGTTCATGTTCCACTACATTTTAAGAGTTTagacatcaaattatgtccctgagaATCACAGTTGTTACCATTTCATGAAACAAAATTTTATCATGTGTGTGTTAAACTATCgtggtttatttttaaatgattattattattgtgtatatttgcaattatatttaagatctaatttatattggtatttttccactgcaaaaggggccggtaGAAGTTGGAGAGAACCGGTGGAAgttggagagagaaaaaatgttTGGATtagttaattttattatattttgatttaatttcacTTAGTGTactttgaattaaaaaatatatttggtttaatttttaaaataaatatattaaaatttttctaaatcaaaatcaaaaagtGGTGTGCgttctgatacaatcactgttagtACTAGCAATGATTTGTgtcaaatgaaaattattaaatatacttAATCCAAATCCTGACAAGAACCACATTTTACATGCAAAAGGATCATATCACTAGAAATttcctgacattcaacaaggatgcatTTAATGCACAAAGGAAcgcaagtccatatttctattcctCTTATTAATTGCCTATAGTATATTCACATTACCAATAGACATGtagcgattattaaataatcatctgattgCGGTTTTTCGATCCAATCATGGTAATTTGAGATAACAGCGATTATGgagcacttcaaattccaatcacattttaatgtccaAATAAGGAAATTTTAACCAAATATACTGCATAATTGTAatcaatggtgcgtttgtgtcaTTTAGTTTAACTCCAGGCATCACTGAGCTGCACCGCGCAAGTCAACCAAGGGTACTTCTCCCGAACAACGACGTAGCTCtttaaccaccatagtacaaCGCATCATTGAAGAAATGAACTAGCCATTCACGAATGTTTCCCGAAACCGCAGTAACTATGTAGCACATCCAATGTTTGAACTGTGTTGGTTCAACCAAAGCCCTTCTGATAGGGAATCCTACAAGGTAAGCACAGGTTAGCGTAACATGGCGAAGAGACAAGAGGCCGttcttttttaatggatgtctatggaggagatgcttcacaatgctgaataaactgcttttatgaggaaacagctcatcttTTAATGATTTAACTGCCtgtctgctaatcttcaacatgttttacactattAAGGTAGTTTTTTTAAGGTTGTATTAAGGTAGTTTTTTTTCGTGAAGGCCCTTATCTCAGTACTTTAAGAGCTCTGGGTTCAACAACATAAAGCTGTCGTTAATGACGTTACGCAGGTGGTGGAGTAATACGTTcctggaaaatgtatttataataggTAATTTACACATACACCAGAAAGACATTTAATGCGAAAAAGCTGTGCACCGTGAAATGAGAGatgaattgcactgcaatagatTTGTTTCACTCTACAGACTTCAGGGTTCCCAGAAGCgcatgagcacaaacacacatgcgcatGCTTTAAATGGGTGCATTCTATTCAGAAGAGATCATCCCAATGAACTATTCCCTGTCTTAAGTCTTTACCATCTACTGCGAGAGCAGTGGCTGGCTGGAAGGTGTGAGGCTCCAAAATAAGTAATTTGGAACTTCATTTTTAAgcctttttttattgaaaatgccaTATTTGAAGTCATATATTATGGCTGTTCTCCCTCCCTTCATAGgctgatttatcccatttggaatgcAACTAAAAATGGCACTTGGGTTAACATGGACCCAGAAGCAGTGTTCTACAACAGAAACTGCTCAAGTTAAAGCGCATTCTCTTAACGGCTTTTAATTTCTTAAACATCCGCATGTATGAATTATGCTtcagaatgcttttttttttttttacacataaacgtcttgacagaatgaaaaatatatatggaatagcaaagtcaaatgatgtccacacagcaaacaaggaactatgcttctaaccacaggcaTGAGATGTAGCTCAAGCCACACAACTTTGTGATGCTGTTTGCTAACTATGGTTACGGGAAACACCAAATCTgggaactatgttggtaacgatggaacttatttgcatagttggctaacgatgcttttgggaaatgcacccccaGAGCAGATCCTGTCCAGAAGAGCACGTAAAGCGCTTCAAGCATTCTGATGCATGCGCCGTCAGCAGTGGTTCAGGCAAAACTCCCGccaaatataaactttgatagtgagCGTAAAGTGCTCTAGTTTCACTTAAAACAATCAAGCAATGGCAAATGCTCCTGGCCATAGCAGGTTCGTACATGTAGTGTTAATGACGTAGTGAATATGCACACTTTCTGcggagtgataaaatgatgaaacaaatattttgcTTCATGGGAAATAAAGGCTTAATGGTTTaatgaaatgcattaaaataatatgtgaaagtgaagaaaatattttgtaaaaaaatattttactattgcataaaataatttctaaaaatatataaaataggagttccaaaaacaacaatttaaatgtaaagttgacccaaaaaataaatacataaagtatttagaatgattttgattttaaaaactttatttttcatgtcattcatatgtttttaaagccttaaaggaaatcaatccttattttattatttgatatatatattatttttattatatatatttgaagttaaatatgtaaaaattacttaatGACTTTACTGTATAAAGCACAAATGCACCgtaagaaatatgacaatataTCGCCAAAGCCCTAAAAGCGACAAataatcatcatagccctaaaacagacaattaatagtaataatcgcaattatttttttgacaattaaatgtcaggcaAATTTCATTATCATGACAGCCCTAAATACCAAGTTATTATGAATGTGCTgactttgtttatatcgctgatGCTTGACAGGCAATGGACTACATAATAACTGGAGAAGAAGCTCAAAATTAAACTTCACTTGACCCAGCTCATTAGCACTTCACGTGCACAATTTCGGCAAACCCACATGCGCCTAGACTTTGCGCATACATGCACAAAAATACccaaacttcatggccatgcccattgactttgggCGTATGAATTTTGGCATAGCGCTGCACTTAGCGCTCTTGAAATGGGGCCcgtaataaaaaaatgtgaacaGAGCCATGCAAATTTTCAAAGGCCAGACATAAAGGGTCAATAAGCATCTgtaacataataattttttttttttttgccagtgcCCAGAGTATTGGCATAAGTTGGACAAAGAGTGAGTCTAGAGACAGAGTCACACATTGAATGATACATTTGGGAAAAAACTAAATGACATGTTATGTCTGATAAATTTTAATGTAGAAACTGAAGATGTAAAATGTATCATTATATGATGCAGAAGTTTGAAAAATTGTTAACTGTCAAATACCATATCTATTATCTTtaatatatatgaatgtatgaaAGAAAGCGTATATTTTAGGTACTGTAACTGGTCAACATTTCTTAAAGTTTTTCACTTTATAAaatcacatttgagcttttttgcAGATACTTAAATGATCCTGTGGAGTAGAAATATTCAATTGTTCATTTACACTTGTTTGCTCATGTTTTTAACCTTGTTAAAATCACTGAGCATTATACATCTTTGCATACAGATTGTCCTCATGTTTTGAAAGTATGTGTGGCTCATGCATCAGACTAATTTTAAAGAACACATATCTTTGTCAAGAATTCAAAACTCTGTCAGTTGATTTCTGCAGACCAAAAATATCTTTGAAAGGCACACCAGAAAATGCACAATGTATATATTTAGGTctaaaataaatggtaaatttttttttttaggaatcaTGCAGTTTATTGATATTTTAATGCAGTTTAAATGATAAAAGCATTTTACTGCATTAAGAGACATTCAGCTCCTACAAGGGTTTTATACAATGGAAATACTATTGATAAATCATTGCAACTCAAAACCAATCAAAGGTCAGATTTGAATTCTGTGCAGCAAACTGCAGTTCAAGTATAAGCAGGACCTTAAATGGCCATCAGTATTTTGAGATTTTAATGTCCCAGAAAAACAGCCCTTGCAGGAAACGAATGCCTCACAAGTTACCTCCTTTTTTGACAGAGAGTTGCTCGTTTCAGcacatttttaaagggtaactaaaccctaaaccaactttttttagttaatgatctgtaagcatggggctttattagtactggtcattgattcaagtaatttttttgacatttgtgtataaagtgttttaattctacaatatatggtgtaaaaacgtctgagtgctgccctcttcaggttgaacggtggctactgcagttgcattttcctattggctgtttgcggtacttcgtgacgtagcggtgacagctgacgtaagcaggttccagctcaccatgccagattcatgtacatgtcgtcttgcgaccgtgtgaggaataataataacatagagtctgacagcagctgtcaattaatccgtcactacgagtctcaggtgccccccgctcagcaccgcactcggttcgttccctctatccccgccggggtctgcccacttttccagcattttcaaatatttctagtgggtggagtcagactctgagcaggtgtttagttaccctttaaaagatCCTTTTTTCTCTTATTTATTTCCTTACCTACTGTGCCATTATTGCCACTCTGTGCTCTGTTCTGAAGAGTGTTTTAGCAATGGACTGATGGCAGGACAGTACCCATCGAGCTATAGTGAGGTACAAAAGCATAAAGAGGCTTTGGTGTGAGCAGTCTGAGTTCAGAATGAAACTCAAAGGGATAATAGTGCAAGGATTTCACAAAAGAATGAATGGAGATGGCACATGTTTAATATTGGAAGACTTATGTGGTTGTTGCACACTTCTGACAGTATTAGAGATTCAGAGACAGGCAATAATGAATGAGTGATTGGTTACTTGCAAACTATCAAGACATAGCGCACTGAGGTACACTCAGAGATTATCAGCTGTGTTATagataaaagaaagcaaaataaGAGAAATGGAAAGGCAACAAGACACATATGTTCAAAGAATGCTGGAAGAGAGATTAAAcaacagaggaagaggaagattAAGAGAGAATGGAGTAAAGAAAGTGCCCTTACCGCAAGTCACTTTATTAGGTGTTGGCTGAGGTTTGATTTCAGGCTTGCCCCTAGATTTTCTGCTCGAGCGACCTCTACCCCGCTTCCGTCGGGCAGGGTTGGTCATTGTCACAGAAGAGCCAGCACCTGACATGCCAAACACAAATTAATCCACATGACAACAATCTTCATCTAACCAACAAAAGGATAAATAAACATTTCAGCAATAAATGAGCTGAGGTTTTAGTGGCATGTCTACTCACCTGTTCTCCACTGTTGGTCTTGTGCGTTTTCCAAGGATGGTATATCTGTGTTTGAGCTGATCTGTCTGTCCCCTGTGGTACCCACTTCTGGGTAGTCATTTGTCTCTCGCTCTGGGGACACTAACAGTACAGGTTATATACATCAGTATATGATGTACACCATAACAATAAGAAAAACACATCACTCGTATATCTATTTAAAGCAaaagctaataaaaacaaaaatagaagaatTGTAACCGGTTCTGTAATTTTAAAACTTATGCTCACCAGTTCTTCTTTTCTTATATGAGACAAAGGGCAAGACATCATGTCGAGTCAGAATTCGTAGCAACTGCAATAAAGGTTTGAGGTTTCCCTCATTCAAGTACCCTCGTCTTTCCAACTCTAACAGCAGTTCCACACCACTCTTGGGTCGGTGGCGACAGGCGATGGGGCACGGCTCATTCAGTGGCTGTATCTTTCGCCATGTCTTCAAAAGCTGGGGGCATGGAGAATTAGACTGGGGAGCTCCATCAGGCCCTGGTGGTAACACTTCAGTCCATCCCTCTGGATCAAGTGGATGTTTCCCAGGATAGGTTTCATAGAGGAGAAATGCCAAAACCTCGACATCGGCCTCTGTAAGTTGGGAGCCCACAATCTCAAAGATCTCGTGGAGGGACAACATTTCATAGTAGCTCAGGCACTCAGTCTCATCCCAGTACAGAGAATATCTTGTGCTTCGTGCTGTAGCCATGGTCCCTGACCTCCAGAAAAATCTTGAATCGTCCAAATGTCAAATGGTTCTAGTGAAGAAGAATATGCATTACATCTACAATACATTTGAGCGGTTATTacatttagttgttgttgttattaaagGCTATATTAAGGTTAAACCAAATTACATGCTATATGAAACACGAAAATAGACTCGTTTTGAATAATTAACATGGTATTTGTGTTCTAGTTTGTACTTATGAGTTTTGGAAAATAGCAACAGTTTAGACATAATTGGCCATATTGGTTTTATcctggaaaataaaaaaaataaaaaaaacagcagagaTCAGTACAATGGggtcacaaaaaacatttgtttagctATCAGGGTCGACAGTGGATAAAGTAAACGCTTcaataacacaaataaaacattcaaattaCGCTTTTATCAGCCATTCGTTTAAAAACATCTGAAGATATTTACACGTCGTGGTGGAAATACCGCAGTTTTTCTTCGTATAGCGTTTCTGTGGTAACGCCTGACGTCAGTTATTCAGTCAGCTGATATACGGTAGTGTTTGTTGTTATGCTCAATCTTCGCGCAGCCTCACTTGTAGTCCTTATATAACGTCACGTTTCTGCGCGTGGGGGAGGGGAA harbors:
- the dedd1 gene encoding death effector domain-containing 1, whose product is MATARSTRYSLYWDETECLSYYEMLSLHEIFEIVGSQLTEADVEVLAFLLYETYPGKHPLDPEGWTEVLPPGPDGAPQSNSPCPQLLKTWRKIQPLNEPCPIACRHRPKSGVELLLELERRGYLNEGNLKPLLQLLRILTRHDVLPFVSYKKRRTVSPERETNDYPEVGTTGDRQISSNTDIPSLENAQDQQWRTGAGSSVTMTNPARRKRGRGRSSRKSRGKPEIKPQPTPNKVTCDIRLRVRAEYSEHESALRGGVSSDKQQPLERQFELFSRASSLLRTRDLGSIVCDIKFSELANLDSFWADYLSGALLEALKGVFITDSLKRAAGQEGVRLLVSVDQDDYEEGRKLLLSSQAHNATNWGTFMP